One genomic segment of Vagococcus intermedius includes these proteins:
- a CDS encoding EutN/CcmL family microcompartment protein encodes MGRVVGSIEASQKDSSLVGRKLMIVQQVNSECDPIRYEEVAADTVGAGIGEFVLLVKGAGARKTNRDNPSERDVVDCSIVGIIDRFNK; translated from the coding sequence ATGGGGCGAGTAGTCGGAAGTATCGAAGCGAGTCAAAAAGATTCCTCGTTAGTTGGACGAAAGCTAATGATTGTACAACAAGTTAACAGTGAATGTGACCCAATTCGTTATGAAGAAGTTGCAGCTGATACCGTTGGTGCGGGCATTGGTGAATTTGTTCTACTAGTTAAAGGTGCCGGCGCAAGAAAAACAAACCGAGATAACCCTAGCGAACGTGATGTGGTTGATTGTTCCATCGTCGGCATTATCGATCGTTTTAACAAATAA